From the Selenomonas timonae genome, one window contains:
- the purM gene encoding phosphoribosylformylglycinamidine cyclo-ligase — protein sequence MEKMTYRDAGVDIDAGNESVSMIKDCVRATYRPEVLGDLGGFGGLFALNTKDYKEPVLVSGTDGVGTKLRLAFLLNKHDTIGQDAVAMCVNDILVQGAEPLFFLDYLAVGKLEPAQVAEVVTGVARACKESGCALIGGETAEMAGFYPVGEYDIAGFSVGVAERSKLITSARVKAGDMLLGLPSSGVHSNGYSLVRKIVFEHKGFKGNEFIEELGKSIGEELLTPTRLYPRICLPLIREFDIHGMVHITGGGFYENIPRALPENRGAEVDGAAWQMPPIFRLLQEWGNVDWAEMYRTFNMGIGMVLIAAPEEAERIVSHLHAQGEIVHRIGHVTEGAHAVVIKGGVFDV from the coding sequence ATGGAGAAAATGACCTACCGCGATGCGGGCGTTGACATTGATGCCGGAAATGAATCCGTGTCCATGATAAAGGACTGTGTACGCGCGACCTACCGACCCGAGGTACTGGGCGATCTCGGCGGCTTCGGCGGATTGTTTGCCCTCAATACGAAGGACTATAAAGAACCCGTACTCGTATCCGGTACGGATGGTGTCGGAACGAAACTGCGCCTTGCCTTCCTGTTGAACAAACACGATACGATCGGACAGGATGCCGTCGCCATGTGCGTGAACGACATCCTTGTGCAGGGCGCAGAGCCTCTGTTCTTTCTTGACTATCTCGCCGTCGGCAAGCTCGAACCTGCTCAGGTCGCCGAAGTGGTCACAGGCGTTGCACGCGCCTGTAAGGAATCCGGCTGCGCCCTGATTGGCGGTGAGACAGCAGAGATGGCAGGCTTCTATCCCGTCGGGGAATATGATATTGCAGGCTTCTCGGTCGGTGTGGCGGAGCGCTCCAAGCTCATTACGAGCGCACGTGTCAAGGCGGGAGACATGCTGCTCGGTCTGCCATCCTCGGGCGTGCACTCGAACGGCTACTCGCTGGTACGTAAAATTGTATTTGAACACAAGGGATTCAAGGGCAATGAGTTCATAGAGGAACTCGGCAAGAGCATCGGCGAGGAACTGCTGACGCCGACCCGCCTCTATCCGCGCATCTGTCTGCCTCTGATTCGAGAATTTGACATTCACGGCATGGTGCATATTACGGGCGGCGGATTCTATGAGAATATTCCGCGTGCACTTCCCGAGAACAGGGGCGCAGAGGTGGACGGCGCTGCCTGGCAGATGCCGCCAATCTTCCGTCTGCTCCAGGAGTGGGGCAATGTGGACTGGGCGGAGATGTACCGCACGTTCAACATGGGCATCGGCATGGTGCTGATCGCTGCACCCGAGGAAGCGGAGCGCATTGTATCCCATCTGCACGCACAGGGCGAGATCGTTCACCGCATCGGCCATGTGACCGAGGGCGCACACGCAGTCGTCATCAAGGGCGGTGTCTTTGATGTGTAA
- the purD gene encoding phosphoribosylamine--glycine ligase: MNILVIGSGGREHTLFHKLTESPQADKVYAIPGNPGMGEMTDISVEDNAEILRFAKEKEIGLVVVGPEVPLMNGLVDELESAGIRAFGPRANAAEIEGSKSFAKDLMKKYGIPTARYEVFTEAEPARAYIRREGAPIVVKADGLAAGKGVIVAMSEQEALDAVNAIMEDNSFGDAGARVVIEEFMEGEEASLLAFTDGKTIRPMISAQDHKRAFDGDKGPNTGGMGTYAPAPVMTPEMIDRATEEILKPTLAAMAKEGRPYSGCLYLGLMITEKGPKVVEFNARFGDPETQVVLPLLDGDLIQIMCACADGTLADVPIHWKDGAAVCVVLTAGGYPASYEKGNEIHGIADAEKTGALVFHAGTAEKEGKLVTNGGRVLGVVGMGEDIASAVHSAYAAVEKISFKDAYYRKDIAHRALHR, from the coding sequence GTGAATATTCTCGTAATCGGATCAGGCGGACGTGAACACACGCTCTTCCATAAGCTCACGGAAAGCCCGCAGGCGGACAAGGTCTATGCAATCCCCGGAAACCCCGGCATGGGAGAGATGACGGACATCTCCGTTGAGGACAATGCGGAAATCCTGCGCTTTGCCAAGGAAAAGGAGATCGGTCTTGTTGTGGTCGGCCCCGAGGTTCCCCTGATGAACGGGCTTGTGGACGAGCTCGAGTCGGCGGGAATCCGCGCCTTCGGACCTCGTGCCAACGCCGCAGAGATCGAGGGCTCCAAGTCCTTTGCAAAGGATCTCATGAAGAAGTACGGTATCCCGACAGCACGCTATGAAGTCTTCACGGAGGCAGAGCCTGCACGTGCATACATCCGCCGTGAGGGTGCTCCGATTGTCGTCAAGGCAGATGGTCTTGCGGCAGGGAAGGGCGTCATTGTCGCCATGAGTGAGCAGGAGGCGCTTGACGCCGTGAATGCAATCATGGAGGACAACTCCTTTGGAGATGCGGGGGCTCGTGTTGTCATCGAGGAATTCATGGAAGGGGAGGAGGCATCCCTTCTCGCTTTCACAGATGGAAAAACCATTCGCCCCATGATCAGCGCACAGGATCACAAGCGCGCTTTTGACGGCGACAAGGGTCCCAATACAGGCGGTATGGGAACCTATGCACCTGCACCGGTCATGACGCCTGAGATGATTGATCGTGCAACCGAGGAGATTCTAAAGCCGACGCTTGCCGCCATGGCAAAGGAAGGGCGTCCCTATAGCGGATGCCTCTATCTCGGTCTCATGATTACGGAAAAAGGACCGAAGGTGGTGGAGTTCAACGCCCGCTTTGGTGATCCCGAAACACAGGTTGTTCTGCCGCTTTTGGATGGGGATCTCATACAGATCATGTGTGCCTGTGCAGATGGAACGCTTGCCGATGTGCCGATTCACTGGAAGGATGGCGCGGCTGTCTGTGTTGTTCTGACAGCGGGCGGCTATCCCGCATCCTACGAAAAAGGGAACGAGATTCACGGGATTGCAGATGCCGAGAAAACAGGGGCGCTTGTCTTCCATGCAGGAACAGCAGAGAAAGAAGGCAAACTCGTCACAAACGGCGGACGCGTACTCGGCGTTGTCGGTATGGGCGAGGACATTGCATCTGCTGTGCATTCTGCCTATGCGGCAGTGGAGAAAATCTCCTTCAAGGACGCGTACTATCGCAAAGACATTGCACATCGCGCGCTGCATCGCTAA
- the purN gene encoding phosphoribosylglycinamide formyltransferase — protein sequence MCKERLGILCSGRGSNLASIIEAVERGDIPAEIAIVIADKADAYALERAREKGIPAVPVIYRDYAERADFERALLKELQAHGVTLVVLAGFMRILSPIFVHAYTGRILNIHPALLPSFPGAHAHRDALAYGVKVSGCTVHFVDEGMDSGPIIMQAAVPVLEGDTEETLAARVLEQEHRIFPASIKLYVEGRLRTDGRKVQILHVAEGGSL from the coding sequence ATGTGTAAGGAGAGGCTGGGTATTCTCTGCTCGGGACGAGGTTCTAATCTCGCCTCCATCATCGAGGCGGTCGAGCGCGGCGATATTCCTGCGGAGATCGCCATCGTCATCGCGGACAAGGCGGATGCCTATGCACTTGAACGCGCACGTGAAAAGGGCATCCCCGCCGTGCCCGTCATCTATCGGGACTATGCGGAGCGTGCGGATTTCGAGCGGGCTCTGCTCAAAGAATTGCAGGCACACGGCGTGACCCTTGTCGTTCTTGCAGGATTTATGCGCATCCTGTCGCCGATCTTCGTCCACGCATATACGGGGCGCATATTGAACATTCATCCCGCACTTCTGCCGAGTTTTCCCGGGGCACACGCCCATCGCGACGCACTCGCATACGGTGTCAAGGTCAGTGGATGTACCGTGCACTTCGTGGATGAGGGCATGGATTCCGGTCCCATCATCATGCAGGCGGCAGTGCCTGTTCTGGAAGGGGATACGGAAGAGACGCTTGCCGCAAGGGTGCTGGAACAGGAGCATCGGATATTTCCTGCATCCATCAAACTCTATGTCGAAGGCAGACTGCGTACTGATGGGCGAAAAGTACAGATTCTGCACGTCGCTGAAGGAGGATCATTATGA
- a CDS encoding MATE family efflux transporter, with protein MLTSYDRNYLRIGLPAALEGVLMIFLSNADIIMVGTLGAGAIAAVSIFTQPRMILLTVARSVAAAVTILIAERFGQDRHDTYGDILKKTIVLVVVFLGLAHIVFFIHLDSILIWMGAQQDYLSDAMIYGLWTLPAVFITSVTTLMQAVMFGRGESMRVLSINIQGNVVNVILNALLIFGLGPFPQLGVLGAALGTIGGTLWSFYLTLRILYAWGIFAQGNYCLTRAYLREFLSVFGGIFSEQGFERIGMVVYTRMVAELGTIPYAIHAIAMNFCDFYYSFCNGMGKASTVLAGHNRDSHKQNEWRRYLWTGMRWSLIFSIIVFLITFLLREEIFAVYARDAALLPLGSLIIAYVAAVSFPEAYQMVCAGILRASGKTTQVAAYSFISITVLRPIITYIFLYKYNMGLEGAWLSLALDQSMRAICAAILLRKVYHERNYKHALNPC; from the coding sequence GTGCTGACATCCTACGACAGGAATTATTTGCGGATCGGTCTGCCTGCAGCGCTCGAGGGCGTGCTTATGATCTTCCTCAGCAACGCGGATATCATCATGGTCGGAACGCTCGGGGCAGGGGCGATTGCGGCTGTCAGCATCTTTACGCAGCCGCGCATGATCCTGCTCACCGTTGCACGTTCAGTGGCGGCAGCTGTGACCATCCTGATTGCAGAACGGTTTGGACAAGACCGACACGATACCTACGGGGATATTTTGAAAAAGACCATAGTCTTAGTCGTCGTTTTTCTTGGACTTGCACATATTGTATTTTTCATCCATCTTGATTCCATCCTGATCTGGATGGGGGCACAGCAGGACTACCTTTCCGACGCGATGATCTACGGTCTCTGGACGCTGCCCGCTGTCTTTATCACATCCGTCACGACGCTGATGCAGGCGGTCATGTTCGGGCGAGGCGAGTCCATGCGTGTTCTCTCGATCAACATACAGGGGAATGTCGTCAACGTCATCCTCAATGCACTCCTGATCTTTGGCCTTGGACCATTCCCACAGCTCGGTGTTCTTGGTGCTGCACTTGGAACAATCGGCGGAACACTTTGGTCATTCTACCTCACCCTGCGTATACTCTATGCATGGGGCATCTTTGCGCAGGGAAATTATTGTCTGACGCGCGCCTATCTGCGTGAATTCCTCAGCGTATTCGGTGGTATCTTCAGTGAGCAGGGATTTGAACGCATTGGCATGGTCGTCTACACCCGCATGGTTGCGGAACTGGGGACGATTCCGTATGCCATCCATGCAATTGCAATGAACTTCTGTGATTTCTATTACAGCTTCTGCAATGGGATGGGAAAGGCAAGCACGGTTCTCGCCGGACACAACAGAGACAGCCACAAGCAGAATGAATGGCGCCGCTATCTCTGGACAGGGATGCGTTGGAGTCTGATTTTCTCCATCATTGTATTCCTCATAACCTTCTTACTGCGTGAGGAAATCTTTGCCGTCTATGCACGTGATGCAGCTCTCCTTCCTCTTGGCAGCCTGATTATCGCATACGTCGCAGCGGTCAGTTTTCCCGAGGCGTACCAGATGGTCTGTGCCGGTATTCTGCGCGCAAGCGGAAAGACAACACAGGTAGCAGCCTATTCCTTTATCAGCATAACGGTACTGCGGCCAATTATCACCTATATTTTCCTCTATAAGTACAATATGGGACTTGAGGGGGCATGGCTTTCACTGGCACTCGATCAGAGTATGCGCGCCATCTGTGCAGCCATACTCCTGCGCAAGGTATATCATGAAAGAAATTACAAGCATGCATTGAATCCATGTTAA
- a CDS encoding HAD-IIB family hydrolase — protein MKIAFSDYDGTLSVPHEGVAAETITAIHDWRSAGNKFGIVTGRDYSLIAMETRAHNIPVDFYICCNGAAIHHTDGTPLISTPLSREVMKDFFRSEHVRSYTDGMLFFTPEHAYTYRLRTDVPSSYLTPLNTIEEALRLKDVVQMGMRFRDREETLAAFAAIDSDFPNIFTGNMNRQFLDLNRAGVNKSMGIADFVRHMGWEAYDLFIIGDDRNDLAMIEEYGGYTVRRAQPFMHEAARAVYDSVGAMLRDYL, from the coding sequence ATGAAAATAGCATTCAGTGATTATGATGGCACATTGTCTGTTCCTCATGAAGGCGTTGCTGCAGAGACGATCACAGCCATTCATGACTGGCGCAGTGCGGGAAATAAATTCGGCATTGTGACGGGGCGGGATTATAGCCTGATCGCGATGGAGACGAGAGCACATAACATTCCTGTAGATTTCTATATCTGCTGCAACGGCGCGGCAATTCATCATACGGATGGTACGCCCCTTATTTCTACACCGCTCTCCCGCGAGGTAATGAAAGACTTTTTCCGCTCGGAACACGTTCGCAGCTACACAGACGGCATGCTCTTTTTTACGCCTGAGCATGCCTATACCTACCGTCTGCGTACGGATGTCCCGTCCTCCTATCTTACGCCGCTGAATACAATAGAGGAGGCACTGCGTCTCAAGGACGTTGTCCAGATGGGGATGCGATTCCGTGACCGAGAAGAAACGCTTGCGGCTTTTGCAGCGATTGATTCGGATTTCCCGAACATATTTACGGGAAATATGAATCGCCAATTTCTTGATCTCAATCGTGCAGGTGTAAATAAAAGTATGGGCATTGCAGATTTTGTCCGTCATATGGGCTGGGAGGCGTACGATCTGTTCATCATCGGAGATGACCGCAACGATCTCGCGATGATCGAAGAATATGGCGGCTATACCGTGCGCCGCGCTCAGCCGTTTATGCACGAGGCGGCGCGTGCGGTCTACGATTCAGTCGGTGCAATGCTGCGCGATTATCTATAA
- the purF gene encoding amidophosphoribosyltransferase, whose product MYEKVPKWKEECGIYGVYSHAEDVSEMTYLGLFALQHRGQESAGIALTDGYWIDVKKGMGLVSEVFREQLPHLDNAKIAIGHVRYATTGFSLAANAQPLRVNYAGGALALAHNGDLTNAALIRRDLESKGTVFQTTIDSEVFVHLIARSQKPSIEERILEAMSVVRGAFCLSIMTEDKLIGVRDPQGFRPLCIGRTPDGGWILSSETCALDVNSAEFVRDVLPGEMVVISSEGLKSYRFSNGEDVASCIFEYIYFARPDSIIDGQSVHAARFEMGRVLARESAFRGDVVISVPDSGTTAATGFAYETGIPFAEGLIKNRYIGRTFIQPTQKQRDAAVKLKLSPVRSVVAGKAVIMVDDSIVRGTTSGKIVRLLRNAGAREIHVCISSPPITDPCYYGIDTSIRKELISATKSVEEICSFIGADSLHFISIEGLRQCVPALNPDHMCYACFNNDYPVPEEDATLSEDDKIILERRRIAQRERGL is encoded by the coding sequence ATGTACGAAAAAGTGCCAAAGTGGAAGGAAGAATGCGGCATCTACGGGGTATACTCCCATGCGGAGGATGTCTCGGAGATGACGTATCTTGGACTCTTTGCGCTCCAGCACCGCGGTCAAGAGAGTGCGGGCATTGCGCTGACGGACGGCTATTGGATTGATGTGAAAAAGGGGATGGGGCTGGTCAGCGAGGTCTTTCGCGAACAGCTCCCACATCTCGACAATGCGAAGATTGCCATCGGGCACGTCCGCTATGCGACAACCGGATTCAGCCTTGCTGCAAATGCGCAGCCGCTCCGTGTCAACTATGCGGGCGGCGCACTCGCTCTTGCACACAACGGTGACCTTACGAATGCGGCGCTGATTCGACGCGACCTCGAGAGCAAGGGAACAGTCTTTCAGACGACGATCGATTCTGAGGTCTTTGTCCACCTGATTGCGCGTTCACAGAAGCCCTCCATCGAGGAGCGTATCCTTGAGGCAATGAGCGTTGTACGCGGCGCATTTTGTCTCAGCATTATGACCGAGGATAAGCTGATCGGCGTGCGTGACCCTCAGGGCTTCCGCCCGCTGTGCATTGGCCGCACACCCGACGGCGGCTGGATTCTGTCCTCGGAGACCTGCGCCCTTGATGTCAACAGTGCGGAATTCGTGCGCGACGTGCTGCCGGGCGAAATGGTGGTCATCAGCAGTGAGGGATTGAAATCCTACCGCTTTTCCAATGGTGAAGATGTTGCCTCCTGTATCTTTGAGTACATATATTTTGCGCGTCCCGACTCCATCATCGACGGACAGAGTGTTCATGCTGCACGATTCGAGATGGGGCGCGTTTTGGCGCGCGAATCTGCCTTCCGTGGGGATGTCGTGATCTCCGTCCCCGATTCGGGGACAACGGCAGCAACGGGCTTTGCCTATGAGACAGGGATTCCATTTGCGGAGGGGCTCATCAAAAACCGCTATATTGGGCGTACCTTCATCCAACCCACGCAGAAGCAACGCGATGCGGCGGTCAAGCTGAAGCTGAGTCCCGTGCGTTCCGTCGTTGCTGGAAAGGCTGTCATCATGGTGGACGATTCCATCGTGCGCGGCACGACGAGCGGCAAAATCGTGCGTCTCCTGCGAAATGCGGGCGCACGGGAGATCCACGTCTGTATCAGCAGCCCGCCGATCACAGATCCGTGCTACTACGGCATAGATACATCCATCCGCAAGGAGCTCATCTCTGCGACAAAGAGTGTCGAGGAAATCTGCTCCTTTATTGGCGCTGATTCCCTTCATTTCATATCCATCGAAGGGCTGCGGCAATGTGTTCCGGCACTCAATCCGGATCATATGTGTTATGCCTGCTTTAACAACGATTATCCCGTTCCCGAGGAGGATGCGACACTCAGCGAGGATGACAAAATCATCCTTGAGCGCAGACGGATTGCACAGCGTGAAAGGGGACTCTGA
- a CDS encoding IMP cyclohydrolase, with translation MKIKRALISVSDKTGVVEFARVLHKAGVEIVSTGGTMKALREAGIPVVYVSDVTGFPEIMDGRVKTLHPFVHGGILAVRGNQTHEKALRELKITPIDLVAVNLYPFKETVANPNVTLAEAVEQIDIGGPAMIRAAAKNFKFVTVITNPARYTEIAEKIQKDCAVDGMTRMRLAHEAFAHTADYDSAINAYLSQQLEK, from the coding sequence ATGAAGATAAAACGTGCCCTAATCAGTGTGTCCGATAAGACCGGCGTTGTTGAGTTTGCACGCGTTCTGCACAAGGCAGGCGTAGAGATCGTATCTACGGGGGGAACGATGAAGGCGCTGCGAGAGGCAGGTATTCCTGTCGTCTATGTCAGCGATGTGACGGGATTCCCGGAGATTATGGACGGCCGCGTCAAGACCTTGCACCCGTTCGTGCACGGGGGAATTCTTGCCGTTCGCGGGAATCAGACGCACGAGAAGGCATTGCGCGAGCTGAAGATCACGCCGATCGATCTCGTTGCCGTCAACCTCTATCCCTTTAAGGAGACGGTTGCAAACCCGAACGTGACCCTTGCAGAGGCTGTCGAGCAGATTGACATCGGCGGGCCTGCGATGATCCGCGCGGCGGCGAAGAATTTCAAATTTGTCACCGTTATTACGAACCCCGCGCGCTATACAGAGATTGCGGAGAAGATTCAGAAGGACTGCGCTGTCGACGGTATGACGCGCATGCGGCTTGCCCATGAGGCGTTTGCACATACGGCGGATTATGACAGTGCCATCAATGCCTATCTTTCACAGCAGCTAGAAAAATGA